Sequence from the Bremerella volcania genome:
CAGATTCTGACGGGTCAGCACGAGCACCGAAGGACGATCGGTGAGCTGCATGGCGGCCTTATAGCACTCGCCCACTTCGTTGGAATCGCCCGGACGGAAGACGGCGAGGTTCGGAATCGCGCGAATGGCCGACAGGTGCTCGACCGGTTGGTGGGTGGGACCGTCTTCACCGACGCCAATCGAGTCGTGGGTGAAGATGTACATAACCGGAGCACTCATGATCGCCGACAGGCGGAGCGACGGACGCAGATAGTCGCTGAAGACGAAGAAGGTCGAGACGTACGGACGAAGACCGCTGAGGGCCATGCCGTTGCCGATCGCGGCCATCGCGTGTTCGCGAATGCCGAAGTGGAAGTTGCGACCGCAGTAGGTACCGGCCTCGAAGTCGCCTGCACCTTCAAAGGTCAGACCGGTCTTGGTGGAAGGCTCCAAGTCAGCCGAACCACCCAACAGACCAGGCACCTTGGCAGCGATGGCGTTCAAGACCTTACCGCTGGAAGCACGGGTGGCAACGCCCTTGGCATCGGCCGGGAAGCTAGGAATGTCGGCGTCCCAACCGGCAGGCAGTTCGCCGGAGATGATCGACGACCAGGTGGCAGCCTTTTCGGCGTTTTCTTTGCGGAACTTGGCCAGGTCAGCGTCCCACTTGGCCTTCGCTTCGGCGCCGCGAGCACCCAGGTTGGCGCTGAAGTCTTCGTACACTTCCGTCGGGACTTCAAACTTGTCGTAGGTCCAGCCGTAGAATTCCTTGGTGGCAGCGATTTCGTCTTCGCCCAGCGGAGCGCCGTGAGCACCATGCGTGTTGGCTTTGTTCGGGGCACCCCAGGCGATGATGCTGTGCACGACGATCAAGGTCGGCTTGTCGGTCGTCTTCTTGAATTCCGCGAAGGCGTTGTCGAGTGCGGCCAGATCGTTGGCATCTTCGATGTCGATCACGTGCCAGCCCAGTGCGCGGAACTTGCCAGGAATGTCTTCGCTGAACGCGAGTTCGGTGTCCCCTTCGATCGTGATCTTGTTGTCGTCGTAAACCCAGCACAGGTTCGACAGCTTCAAGTGGCCTGCGATCGAAGCCGCCTCCGAAGAGATCCCTTCCATCAGGTCGCCGTCGCTGCACAGTGCGTAGGTGTTGAAACCGAACATTTCGCCAAACCGGGCAGCGTACCACTTGCCGGCAATCGCCATGCCGACGCTGTTCGAGATGCCTTGCCCCAGCGGACCGGTGGTCGTCTCGATACCGGCGGCTTCGTGAACTTCCGGGTGGCCGGCACATGGGCTGTGCAGCTGACGGAAGTTGCGGATGTCGTCCAGGGTGATCGAAGGTTCGCTGGCGCCGTCGGCCTTCTTCACGCCGGCAACGTGCAGCGTGCTGTAAAGCAGCATCGAAGCATGCCCGCACGAAAGAACGAATCGATCGCGAGCAGGCCAGCTGGGGTTGGCCGGATCGTACTTGAGGTGCTTGTTCCACAGCGTGTAGGTGACCGGTGCCAAGGCCATCGCCGTGCCAGGGTGTCCACTGTTGGCTTGCTGAACGGCATCCATAGACAAGGTACGGATGGCGTTGATCGACAATTGCTCAATACTGGTCGTGGAGGTAGACATATTTCGTTCGAGACTCTCTAGCCAACATAGAAACGGAAGTCGCAGATAACCAAGAGACACCGCAGGCACTCTGGGAACGCTTGTGGGTAAGCGAGAATTGCCCTAGTGATCCCGCTGCGACACGGACACATAAGTCAAGCATTTTAAATCCAAAATCACGCGGAAGTCAACGCAACGGTCGCCGCCCTATGGGTTTGCGTATCGAAGCGGTGCCCTACCAAACTGCGCTAGAATCGATTTGAATGAAGTTATGGAGAAACGCCAGCCCAAAAACAGGACTCGAAGGTCCCTAAAAGGGAGTTAAAGACGGAAATCTTCCCCCATCTCGAAAGTAAGCCTGGAATGCCAGAAGAAAACGTTGTCGAAAGAATTACAACACTTGAAGAAAAACATGCCCACCAAGAGCGGATCATTGCGGACCTGAACGAGGTCATCCTGGATCAACAGAAGCGAATCTCTCGCCTGGAGGCACTTGTGCGTCAGGCCGATGACCGGATCGAACGATTGAGTGTTGCGATTGATCAGCCGAGATCAGCCGCGGACGAACGTCCACCGCACTATTAATCTAAGAAGTCGACGGCCCAGATGGCTGCGAGCCTATTGGCCGTCGAGCGCTTCGCCCAGCATGCCCTTCAGCGAGTTCATCACTTCGGCCACGTAGGCCGTGATCACGAGCGAGTACTCGTTAAACTCTTCGACCGTATCGATCAGTTCGCCATCAAAGACCAACTCGATCTCGGTCTCGAACAGCTCTTCATCTTCGAGCACGATCGTCAGTACGACGTCGCCATCGACAGGGTCCCCTTCGCCACTGAGCGAAGCAGCACCTGTCATGCGATTGATGTCGATGCCATTCCAATTGATGCCGCCGATCATGATCTCAAAAACGTCGTTCACGCCCGGCAGGACGATACCCACTTGGAATTGGCCCAGGTTAAAGACCGGAGGCGGCGGTGGATTTTCATCGTCATCCGGATCGGGGTCGATAACAATATCACCGTCACCGTTGCCAGACCCATCGGGCTCGATCCAAGCCTCGGGATAGTTGGACGGGAACGAAACGTTCTCGTCCAGGTAGGACTTGCCATAGTTGGTAATGAAATGGCTGAAGTCCGCCAGTCCGACCGCGTACGACTTATTGAAGTCGGCAAACCACTTCAGGCCGTCGGTGGCCGATTCCGTCGTTTGACCGTACACCTGAATGAACTGGGCAAAGTCCGCCAGCCCAATCTTTTGGTCTTCATTGAGGTCGTAGATCACCGGCAAGATGCCCAGTTCCGGCATCGGATCGGCCGTCGTGGTGACCTGCTGCCCGGCCGACAAGGCCGCGAGGTTGTCGCTGGCCAGTTCGAGCGAATGCGGTCCCACGCTGCCGGTATCGAAGTCCATCCGAACGTTGTCGCCCAACTGGGGGACGGCCTGGAAGTGGACGCGAGCAAAGAGAACGCGATCGGCGTCGGTCAGCGAAACGCCGGCGGTCGTGGCGTGAATGTCACGAACCTGACCGGCCTGGTCATCGAGTTGGAACGAGCCAGGGCCTTCAAACGAGCGACCGAACTCGACGTCGACGGCGGATGTCAGATCAGTGCGATACCCCAGGTCCAACGTCATGTCTTGAATGTCGACCGGCTCTTGCCCTTCGCCACGCAGCCAGACTTCCACGACGAAGCGGTCCCACTCGTGAGTTTGAGCCATCCCTTCGGGCAGCACGTGCGTGCGGTCGGCGACTAGATCGTCGGGACGCGATTCATTGGAGAATACCGCGAACTCGACCATGACAGCAGAATCTCCGGCCAGAAGATCCTTGCGCTCCAACGTCTGGAACGCCGACCTTCGCCGAGAGAGAGCATTCGACCTGATTTGACGAGAATTCATCCGCCTCTTCTCGAAATCACACGTGGTTTGATCACCAGCGGATCTACCTTGGGGTAAGGAGAACGCTCGTCATCAAGAAGGAGTTGTGAATGGACAGGACTGGCTTGAACACGGGCAATCAAGCCAAGGAGGGATTGGGATGTTCCGATTGAGCGTTCGCGAATCGAGCAAGCACCAACCAATCCACCCTTGGCCACTTGCCGGCAGTCATGAGTTCGCGAGTTGCCCCAACGACGAACCATAACTCATTCGCTACCCCCTCTGTTATATACAACTCATAACCCGAAAAAAACCAATAAGTGTCGGAATCATTCAAGATTTTCAATGGATTGTCCGACATCCGGTTTGACTTTTTGATATGGTCGGTTGCGCGCAAAGCGGTTTGCGGTTCATGACTTAGGTCAATTGCCGAGTGCGCTAAATTCCACACTTCGAGGCATTTCGCCTCACTATAGCCCTAAGGAGTGAGTTTAATGGCAGAATGGGTTGAAGCTGGCTCTAAAGCCCCCAGTTTTACATTGACGGCGGACGATGGCTCGAAAGTGAAGCTGGGCGACCTCAAAGGCTCGATCGTCGTCCTCTACTTCTACCCGAAAGACGACACCCCTGGCTGCACTAAGGAAGCTTGCGCCTTTCGTGATCGCCAAAGCGAACTGGTAAAACACGGCGTCAAGGTACTTGGGGTAAGCCCTGACGACAAGGACAGCCACGTCAAGTTCAAAGAGAAGTACAAGCTCAACTTCCCGCTGCTGGTCGACAAAGACCACAAGCTGGCTGAGAAGTACGGTGCCTGGCGCGAGAAGAACATGTACGGTAAGGTCACCATGGGCATCCAGCGCAGCACCTTCCTGATCGATGCCGACGGCAAGGTGGCCAAGGTCTGGAAACGCGTCCAGGTCGACGGCCACGACGCCAAGGTGCTCGAAGAAGTGAGCAAACTGAAGGGCTAAACAGGCACCAAGCTGAAGCCATTAAAAAAGGGAACCCATGGAAAATGGGTTCCCTTCTTTGTTTTTGAGTGGGCGATACAGGATTCGAACCTGTGACCCCTACCATGTCAAGGTAGTGCTCTAACCAACTGAGCCAATCGCCCTTTCACGCTTGCGTGTGCAAGCATATATCTGTGATTCACCCCCGGAGAGGTTAACCAAACGCGTAGTTTGGCATTAGAACCGTCGAATCGTCAAGGGGCTAGAACGAAAATTGCGATTATGCCCCCTCACTCAAGCTGCTTATCTCGCAGAAGGTTCACGTTAATTCGCCGGAGGATTGCGAACCTGGACTTTTCCTGACGCGCAACTTCAGGCAATCTATACGCTTCTTGCGGTGAACCCGCCAGGCACAAGCGGCGTCTCTAACCACAGATTAGGAGAGCCGCGCCGCTGGCAGAAGGTTCGCCTCGGCGGATGATCGCTTCGACGACCTCATCTGCCCGATCCATCCTCACGGTTTTAGTGACATCCTTTGTTTCGATGTCCTCGTGAGCCTGGAAATCGCCATTTGGATAAGAAACCAAATACACCATGCTCGAGGTCATTCTTCCCGACGGATCCAAAAAAGAATTCGATCACGCAGTCACCCCCATGGAGGTCGCCGCCGACATCGGTCCTGGCCTGGCCAAAGCAACCTTGGCCGGCGAAATCGACGGCCAAGTCGTGGGCTTCGATACCAAGCTACCTGAAGAAGGGAGCGTCAATCTGCGGCTGCTGACCAAGAAGGACGAGGAAGCTTTAGGGGTCATGCGGCATAGTTGTGCCCATATCATGGCCCGAGCCGTCATGCGATTGTTTGACGGGGTACAACTGGCATTCGGTCCGACCATCGAAGGGGGCTTCTACTACGACTTCGATCTCGAGCACAAGCTTTCCGAAGAAGACTTCCCGGCGATCGAAGCCGAAATGAAGAAGATCATCAAGGAAGACGAACCGTTCGAACGTATCGAACGCAGCCGCGAAGAATCGCTGCAGGTCGTCAAAGACCTTGGCCAGCAGTACAAGATCGAGCACATCGAGACCGGGCTCAAAGATCACGCGTCGATGTCGTTCTACCAGCAGGGCGAGTTCATCGACCTGTGCCGTGGTCCGCATATTCCACGTCCCAAAGCGATCGGTGCCTACAAGATCCTGTCGGTCGCCGGCGCTTACTGGAAAGGGGATTCCAACAATCGCCAGCTGCAGCGGCTATATGCGACTGCTTTCTTCAACAAGGAAGACCTGGAAGCCCACCTGACCAAGATCGAGGAAGCCAAACGCCGCGACCACCGCGTGCTGGGCAAGCAGTTGGACTTGTTCTCGATTAATCCGCTGGTAGGGCAGGGGCTCATCCTGTGGTCGCCTAAAGGAACCATCGTCCGCAACCTGCTGACCGAGTTCGTCGGCGAGCAGCTCAAGAAGTTCGAGTACCTTCCGGTCGTCACTCCGAACATCGGTAAGGTCGACCTGTACAAGATCTCGGGGCACTATCCTTACTACAAGGACAGCCAGTTCGCGCCCATTCATCAGGCCGAAGACGAGGAGTATCTCCTCAAGCCGATGAATTGCCCGCATCACATCATGATCTACAAGTCTCGGCCGCGCAGCTACCGTGAACTGCCGTACCGCTTGTCAGAATTCGGTACCGTTTACCGCTACGAGCAATCGGGCGAGTTGAACGGCATGACTCGCGTTCGTGGGTTTACCCAGGACGATGCCCATATCTTCTGCACCGATGAACAAGTCGAAGACGAGTTCCGCAAGTGCATCCAGATGACTCAGTACGTGCTGAGCAGCCTGGGCCTGACCGACTACCGCGTGCGATTGGGTTTCCGCGATCCCGATAGCGGCAAGTACGTCGGCAAGGAAGCCGTTTGGGATGCCGCCGAAGCCGCACTGGTACGTGTTTGCAAAAACATGGGCATCACCGCGACTGCCGAAGCGGGCGAAGCCGCGTTCTACGGACCGAAGGCCGACTTCGTGGTG
This genomic interval carries:
- the bcp gene encoding thioredoxin-dependent thiol peroxidase codes for the protein MAEWVEAGSKAPSFTLTADDGSKVKLGDLKGSIVVLYFYPKDDTPGCTKEACAFRDRQSELVKHGVKVLGVSPDDKDSHVKFKEKYKLNFPLLVDKDHKLAEKYGAWREKNMYGKVTMGIQRSTFLIDADGKVAKVWKRVQVDGHDAKVLEEVSKLKG
- the thrS gene encoding threonine--tRNA ligase translates to MLEVILPDGSKKEFDHAVTPMEVAADIGPGLAKATLAGEIDGQVVGFDTKLPEEGSVNLRLLTKKDEEALGVMRHSCAHIMARAVMRLFDGVQLAFGPTIEGGFYYDFDLEHKLSEEDFPAIEAEMKKIIKEDEPFERIERSREESLQVVKDLGQQYKIEHIETGLKDHASMSFYQQGEFIDLCRGPHIPRPKAIGAYKILSVAGAYWKGDSNNRQLQRLYATAFFNKEDLEAHLTKIEEAKRRDHRVLGKQLDLFSINPLVGQGLILWSPKGTIVRNLLTEFVGEQLKKFEYLPVVTPNIGKVDLYKISGHYPYYKDSQFAPIHQAEDEEYLLKPMNCPHHIMIYKSRPRSYRELPYRLSEFGTVYRYEQSGELNGMTRVRGFTQDDAHIFCTDEQVEDEFRKCIQMTQYVLSSLGLTDYRVRLGFRDPDSGKYVGKEAVWDAAEAALVRVCKNMGITATAEAGEAAFYGPKADFVVNDCLGREWQLGTVQLDYNLPSAERFDLEYIGKDNQPHRPVMIHRAPFGSLERFMGVLIEHFAGAFPLWLAPEQVRILTVSQKFDEYAQKVEKELLAAGFRVSGDYRPEKIGAKIRAAQLELIPYMFIIGGREMEEEAVSVRDRIDGDLGSMKIPEAIEKLKEEVANRVVRQVFKGSSGLGTSGTATISEGY
- the tkt gene encoding transketolase; the encoded protein is MSTSTTSIEQLSINAIRTLSMDAVQQANSGHPGTAMALAPVTYTLWNKHLKYDPANPSWPARDRFVLSCGHASMLLYSTLHVAGVKKADGASEPSITLDDIRNFRQLHSPCAGHPEVHEAAGIETTTGPLGQGISNSVGMAIAGKWYAARFGEMFGFNTYALCSDGDLMEGISSEAASIAGHLKLSNLCWVYDDNKITIEGDTELAFSEDIPGKFRALGWHVIDIEDANDLAALDNAFAEFKKTTDKPTLIVVHSIIAWGAPNKANTHGAHGAPLGEDEIAATKEFYGWTYDKFEVPTEVYEDFSANLGARGAEAKAKWDADLAKFRKENAEKAATWSSIISGELPAGWDADIPSFPADAKGVATRASSGKVLNAIAAKVPGLLGGSADLEPSTKTGLTFEGAGDFEAGTYCGRNFHFGIREHAMAAIGNGMALSGLRPYVSTFFVFSDYLRPSLRLSAIMSAPVMYIFTHDSIGVGEDGPTHQPVEHLSAIRAIPNLAVFRPGDSNEVGECYKAAMQLTDRPSVLVLTRQNLPTLDREKYACPSGSAKGAYIIADCEGTPEVLLMGTGSELSLVVEAYEKLTAEGVKARAISVPCLELFYEQDAQYQKSVMPCEVSARVAVEAGVRQCWDRLLGFQGEFVGMKSFGASAPAEELFPYFGITTDHVVEAAKKSIGK
- a CDS encoding SlyX family protein, with product MPEENVVERITTLEEKHAHQERIIADLNEVILDQQKRISRLEALVRQADDRIERLSVAIDQPRSAADERPPHY